A window of Phytoactinopolyspora mesophila contains these coding sequences:
- the proC gene encoding pyrroline-5-carboxylate reductase, with translation MTVAILGAGVMGEALLSGLVRAGKRVDELLVTERRPERVRELTDRYGVEAVDNPAAVKRAETVVIVVKPQDMGSLLDEVATSVRPGQLIVSLAAGITTAFIESRLPAGTAVVRVMPNTPALVDEGMAAISPGSHCDDAHLREAEALLKPTGKVIRVPEKQLDVVTAISGSGPAYVFYVVEAMIEAGVHMGLPRVTATELVVQTLVGSAKLLRETGEHPTVLREGVTSPGGTTAAALRLLEEGRVRADFLGAIEAARDRSRALSSGQV, from the coding sequence ATGACAGTCGCGATCCTCGGGGCCGGGGTGATGGGTGAAGCCCTTCTCTCCGGCTTGGTCCGAGCCGGCAAACGGGTTGATGAGCTGCTGGTCACCGAACGCAGGCCGGAGCGGGTCAGGGAACTGACCGACCGGTACGGGGTCGAAGCAGTAGACAATCCGGCGGCCGTCAAGCGTGCTGAAACGGTCGTGATCGTCGTCAAACCGCAAGACATGGGTAGCTTGCTGGACGAGGTCGCTACCTCTGTGCGGCCGGGGCAGCTGATCGTGAGCCTGGCGGCGGGCATCACCACCGCGTTCATCGAGTCGCGGCTGCCGGCCGGTACCGCCGTCGTCCGCGTCATGCCGAACACGCCAGCGTTGGTGGACGAGGGAATGGCGGCGATCTCTCCGGGGTCGCATTGCGACGACGCCCACTTGCGTGAGGCGGAGGCACTGCTCAAGCCCACCGGCAAGGTCATCCGTGTCCCGGAGAAGCAGCTCGACGTCGTCACAGCCATTTCCGGCTCCGGGCCCGCCTACGTGTTCTATGTGGTTGAAGCGATGATCGAGGCTGGGGTACACATGGGGTTGCCCCGGGTCACCGCCACTGAGCTGGTCGTGCAGACGCTGGTCGGGTCGGCCAAGCTGCTGCGCGAGACCGGCGAACATCCAACCGTGTTGCGAGAGGGTGTCACCTCGCCCGGCGGCACCACGGCGGCGGCGCTCAGGTTGTTGGAGGAGGGCCGCGTCCGCGCTGATTTCCTCGGTGCCATCGAGGCGGCCCGCGATCGCTCGAGGGCATTGTCCTCCGGCCAGGTCTGA
- a CDS encoding proline dehydrogenase family protein: MFRSLLLKAARSSRLRGAVEQVPVTRRLVSRYVAGTKEGDAIRAADELVADDLTVTIDLLGEDTHDRDQAKQVADAYISLLNAVNQAGLASDVEVSIKLSAVGQALPGDGAKIALDNARRVCQAARNAGTTVTLDMEDHTTTDSTLGILQQLRLDFPETGAVLQAYLRRTEADCRDLAYEGSRVRLCKGAYNEPASVAYLDPHDVDRAYVRCAKILLGGPGYPMLATHDPRLVEITGSLAAKFRREQRSYEYQMLYGVRPEEQRRLVRAGERMRVYVPYGEDWYGYLVRRLAERPANMFLFLRSVASKR; this comes from the coding sequence TTGTTTCGGTCGCTGTTGTTGAAGGCAGCCCGGAGTTCGCGCCTCAGAGGCGCGGTTGAGCAGGTGCCGGTCACGCGGCGTCTCGTCTCGCGCTATGTCGCCGGTACCAAGGAGGGTGACGCGATCCGAGCGGCGGACGAACTCGTCGCCGACGATCTGACCGTCACCATCGACCTGCTCGGCGAGGACACCCATGACCGGGACCAGGCCAAACAGGTGGCCGACGCCTACATCTCGCTGCTCAACGCGGTGAATCAAGCCGGCCTGGCCTCGGACGTAGAAGTTTCGATCAAGCTCTCCGCGGTGGGGCAGGCATTGCCCGGCGACGGTGCCAAGATCGCGCTCGACAACGCGCGGCGGGTGTGCCAGGCGGCGCGTAATGCGGGCACCACCGTCACCCTCGACATGGAAGACCACACCACAACCGATTCCACGTTGGGCATCCTCCAGCAACTTCGCTTAGATTTTCCTGAGACCGGCGCGGTGCTGCAGGCATATCTGCGGCGCACGGAAGCAGACTGCCGGGATCTCGCCTATGAGGGCTCCCGGGTCCGGTTGTGCAAAGGCGCGTACAACGAGCCCGCCAGCGTCGCCTACCTCGATCCGCACGACGTCGACCGCGCATATGTGCGGTGCGCGAAGATCCTGCTCGGTGGCCCCGGGTATCCGATGCTGGCTACCCACGATCCGCGGCTGGTCGAGATCACCGGATCGCTGGCGGCGAAGTTCAGAAGGGAACAGCGTAGCTACGAGTATCAGATGCTCTACGGTGTCCGGCCCGAAGAGCAGAGGCGGTTGGTGCGCGCAGGCGAGCGTATGCGGGTGTATGTGCCTTACGGTGAAGACTGGTACGGGTACCTGGTCCGGCGTCTGGCCGAACGGCCGGCGAACATGTTCCTATTCCTGCGATCGGTGGCGAGTAAACGATGA
- a CDS encoding TetR/AcrR family transcriptional regulator, protein MGDEAKDVAPDTASRIREVALDLFSRNGYEKTSLREIAEVLGITKAAVYYHYRSKVDILDDLLRPIADEEEKILADASRIVLDSVEGRLGLIERYLDLVLKYRELTGYIVSDIVGASNSRMVPRLQRHDRQLMTLLSQGDLSLPEQVRTLAALGAVMAILTMSEVPSDELRPLVLEAARGALGLDGVGH, encoded by the coding sequence ATGGGCGATGAGGCGAAAGATGTTGCCCCGGATACCGCTAGCCGTATCCGTGAGGTGGCGCTGGACCTCTTCAGCCGCAATGGTTACGAGAAGACTTCTCTGCGCGAGATCGCCGAAGTCCTCGGGATCACGAAGGCTGCCGTCTACTACCACTACCGCAGTAAGGTCGACATCCTCGATGATTTGCTGCGGCCGATCGCCGACGAAGAAGAGAAGATTCTGGCCGACGCTTCCCGGATCGTGCTCGACAGCGTCGAGGGGCGTCTGGGCCTCATCGAGCGCTATCTGGACCTCGTTCTCAAATATCGCGAGCTCACCGGCTATATCGTCAGCGACATCGTCGGTGCGAGCAATTCCCGGATGGTTCCACGGCTGCAGCGCCACGACCGCCAGTTGATGACTCTGTTGTCGCAAGGGGATCTGTCGTTGCCGGAGCAGGTTCGCACCCTGGCGGCGCTGGGCGCTGTGATGGCGATCCTCACCATGTCGGAGGTGCCGAGTGACGAACTCCGGCCCCTTGTCCTCGAAGCGGCCCGCGGCGCACTCGGCTTGGACGGCGTCGGGCACTAG
- a CDS encoding phosphatase PAP2 family protein, which translates to MLILTAALLYSLVRGLTDDRVDVAFENAERVMSFQDSLGFFIEPDLQDRIVGNDAAINVINAIYIGGYWPVLVGTLLWLLIRHPARYPLFRNALLASGAITLVIFALFPLAPPRFLPEHGFTDTVSQNSEAYRDFNASPLVNEYAAMPSLHFGWILLLAIAWIIVGRNTLARIAGVLMPTFMFIAIVLTGNHYILDGIVGGAVVLAGLAIAAAIEHRKEGREPTDHSDVPRDRIRDHNGDGSNDHEPAPIDQGAAGPQADRREKVTLKP; encoded by the coding sequence GTGCTGATTCTCACTGCTGCCTTGCTTTATTCACTGGTCAGAGGGCTTACGGACGACCGCGTCGACGTCGCCTTCGAGAACGCTGAACGCGTTATGTCCTTCCAGGACTCGCTCGGATTCTTCATCGAACCCGACCTTCAGGACCGGATCGTCGGCAACGACGCCGCCATCAACGTGATCAATGCCATCTACATCGGTGGCTACTGGCCGGTGCTCGTCGGCACGTTGCTATGGCTGCTGATCCGCCACCCGGCCCGTTATCCCCTGTTCCGCAACGCGCTGCTGGCCTCCGGCGCCATCACCCTGGTGATCTTCGCGTTGTTCCCGCTGGCTCCGCCGAGGTTCCTTCCCGAGCATGGTTTCACCGACACCGTGTCGCAGAACTCCGAAGCGTACCGGGACTTCAACGCTTCCCCCTTGGTGAACGAGTACGCCGCGATGCCGAGCCTGCACTTCGGCTGGATCCTGCTGCTCGCGATCGCGTGGATCATCGTCGGGCGCAACACGCTGGCCCGGATAGCCGGTGTGCTCATGCCCACGTTCATGTTCATAGCGATCGTCCTGACCGGAAACCACTACATCCTCGACGGAATCGTGGGCGGGGCCGTTGTGCTGGCCGGCCTCGCGATCGCTGCCGCGATCGAGCACCGAAAAGAAGGCCGGGAGCCGACCGACCACAGCGACGTTCCTCGCGACCGCATACGGGATCACAATGGCGACGGTTCCAACGACCACGAGCCTGCCCCGATCGACCAGGGCGCCGCCGGCCCCCAAGCGGACCGACGTGAGAAGGTCACACTCAAGCCCTGA
- a CDS encoding sugar phosphate isomerase/epimerase family protein — translation MLRVPDAPIGLSTTSVYPQGTAAAFQMAASLGYDGVELMVWTDPVSQDIGEIARLSKQFSMPVLSVHAPCLLITQRVWSPDPWIRLTRSVEAAQELEASTVVVHPPFRWQREYARGFAERIAELEAESGVVIAVENMYPWRAAGREMAAYTPHWDPTQGPYEHITLDLSHAAVAGGDSLAMAKEMGDRLVHVHMTDGTSSARDEHLVPGRGSQPCAALLEWLALKEWSGAVILEITTRRARSVAEREADLDEALAFTRLNLAAAVETAFAVGADGTAEQVARRIQP, via the coding sequence ATGTTGCGAGTGCCCGATGCGCCGATCGGGCTCTCGACGACGTCGGTATACCCGCAAGGTACCGCTGCGGCGTTCCAGATGGCGGCGTCGCTCGGATACGACGGTGTGGAGCTCATGGTCTGGACCGATCCCGTCAGCCAGGACATCGGCGAGATCGCCCGGCTGTCTAAGCAATTCAGCATGCCGGTGCTGTCCGTGCATGCTCCGTGCCTCCTGATCACCCAGCGTGTCTGGTCCCCGGACCCGTGGATCCGTTTGACCCGGTCCGTCGAGGCGGCTCAGGAGCTGGAGGCCTCGACCGTCGTCGTTCATCCGCCGTTTAGGTGGCAGCGTGAGTATGCCCGCGGCTTCGCCGAGCGCATCGCCGAGCTGGAGGCCGAGAGTGGGGTCGTCATCGCCGTCGAGAACATGTACCCGTGGCGCGCCGCTGGTCGGGAAATGGCCGCGTACACGCCGCATTGGGACCCCACCCAGGGCCCGTACGAGCACATCACCCTCGACCTCTCCCATGCCGCGGTGGCCGGGGGTGATTCGCTGGCGATGGCCAAGGAGATGGGCGACCGGCTGGTGCACGTCCACATGACCGACGGAACCTCCTCGGCACGAGACGAGCACCTGGTGCCCGGCCGCGGCAGCCAGCCATGTGCCGCGCTGCTCGAATGGCTCGCGCTGAAGGAATGGTCCGGAGCGGTGATCCTGGAGATCACTACCCGGCGGGCGCGTAGCGTGGCCGAGCGCGAGGCTGATCTCGACGAGGCGCTGGCCTTCACCCGATTGAATCTTGCTGCCGCGGTCGAGACGGCGTTCGCCGTCGGCGCCGACGGTACGGCGGAGCAGGTGGCCCGCAGGATTCAGCCGTGA
- a CDS encoding M15 family metallopeptidase has product MSLLAAAVIALPGSGATDVSSLSAVGEPGLADIEDLRREAVDDASRAADRSPEPRSMPEEEPAQATPTLEPSVPESGSADETPEEATDDDAGEPAEDESTAESQRAASRSSLPGGFAPVAGCDAEVPAKGSVGNGELGDAHLCDVGDGHLLRPDAAAAFLALAEAYESSRGESLLSCVGNTYRSYEAQANLFQEKPNLAARPGTSEHGWGLAIDFECGADSYDSSFYAWLSDHGEEFGWVNPPWAQQGGSRPEPWHWEFEADLLS; this is encoded by the coding sequence ATGTCGTTGCTGGCCGCTGCCGTGATTGCTCTGCCCGGCAGCGGTGCGACGGACGTGTCTTCGCTCAGTGCGGTCGGTGAACCCGGTCTAGCTGATATCGAGGACCTTCGCCGGGAAGCGGTCGACGATGCTTCGCGCGCTGCGGATCGATCCCCGGAACCACGTTCAATGCCGGAGGAGGAGCCCGCGCAGGCGACCCCTACTCTCGAGCCGTCTGTTCCCGAGTCCGGTTCGGCCGACGAGACCCCGGAGGAAGCCACTGACGACGATGCGGGCGAGCCCGCGGAAGACGAGTCCACTGCCGAAAGCCAGCGGGCAGCGTCGCGGAGCAGCCTGCCCGGCGGGTTTGCTCCGGTTGCCGGCTGCGACGCCGAGGTGCCGGCGAAGGGTAGCGTCGGCAACGGTGAGCTCGGTGACGCGCATTTGTGCGACGTCGGCGACGGCCATCTGCTGCGGCCCGATGCCGCTGCCGCTTTTCTCGCACTGGCCGAGGCATACGAGTCCAGTCGCGGCGAATCGCTTCTGAGCTGCGTGGGCAACACCTACCGCAGCTATGAGGCGCAGGCGAACCTCTTCCAAGAGAAGCCGAACCTCGCGGCGCGGCCGGGGACAAGCGAACACGGCTGGGGTCTGGCGATCGATTTCGAGTGTGGAGCCGATTCCTACGACAGTTCGTTCTATGCTTGGCTGAGCGATCATGGCGAAGAATTCGGATGGGTCAACCCGCCGTGGGCGCAGCAGGGTGGCTCGAGGCCCGAGCCTTGGCACTGGGAGTTCGAGGCTGATTTGCTGAGCTGA
- a CDS encoding alkaline phosphatase, with translation MGRTRSGQGTRDGFSRRALLQASGGGVAAAAIVGLGVRPASASDEPEQPATPENLTEVDPHAFTARPDQPSGRPDRPQVRILPIDRAKFLAGARFDLRVEATGVDPETTRIDIQVHGEDGPEPLLIGDPERTSSVEDSLEVTYTELAYANPGHFTIKAIVRARGSGRVEAEVHHEVVTADAGGQRAKNVIFFLGDGMGAAAITAARVLSKGITEGKYHGLLEMDQMEFRGIVGTSGVDALSPDSAHTMAAYMTGHKSSVNAMGVYEGNNPDPNDHPRVETMAEVLKRARGMSIGVVTTAEIQDATPAAVWAHTRQRREYIEIMDQALEPEQTPDVLMGGGLASLLPQSEEESRREDDRDLVKEFADLGFAYAQTREQLNAVMAGEIPERLLGLFHTGNLNVYLDRQHDKQDDVLGEWNDQPNLMEMTTAALRILERNENGFFLMVEGASIDKMEHPMDGPRVVYDTIEFDQAIGVAKQWAQDRDDTLIVVTADHNHSMSIVGTHDRRGSDEGRAANGVYGGATYPTYVDDDGDGFPDDPDPDVQLFFGWSSHPDHTDDFQHNSVFSQPALLDDDGRAVDNPDRDPDAELQIGNLPFNQTNCVHTVDDVSIVASGPGAARVNAYLDNTEVFFVLMDALGLDPRTDVAAE, from the coding sequence ATGGGACGTACCAGGTCGGGCCAGGGCACACGAGACGGCTTCTCGCGGCGGGCGCTGCTGCAGGCCAGCGGAGGGGGTGTGGCGGCGGCGGCGATCGTCGGGCTAGGGGTTCGGCCTGCCTCCGCGAGTGATGAGCCGGAGCAGCCGGCAACGCCGGAGAACCTGACCGAAGTCGATCCTCATGCGTTCACGGCACGTCCAGACCAACCAAGCGGCCGTCCGGATCGGCCACAGGTGCGGATCCTGCCGATCGACCGCGCGAAGTTTCTCGCCGGGGCCCGGTTCGACCTGCGTGTCGAAGCCACCGGCGTGGACCCCGAAACCACTCGCATCGACATTCAGGTTCACGGCGAAGACGGGCCGGAACCGCTACTCATCGGCGATCCGGAGCGGACGAGTTCGGTCGAGGACAGCCTGGAGGTGACCTACACCGAGCTTGCGTACGCGAATCCCGGCCATTTCACCATCAAGGCGATCGTACGAGCGCGCGGCAGCGGCCGGGTCGAGGCCGAGGTACACCACGAGGTTGTCACCGCCGATGCTGGCGGCCAGCGGGCTAAGAACGTGATCTTCTTCCTGGGAGACGGCATGGGGGCGGCCGCGATTACCGCGGCTCGTGTGCTCTCCAAGGGCATCACGGAGGGCAAGTACCACGGACTGCTGGAGATGGACCAGATGGAGTTCCGTGGCATCGTCGGAACATCCGGTGTGGACGCGTTGTCGCCGGATTCCGCGCACACGATGGCGGCCTACATGACGGGGCACAAATCATCGGTCAACGCCATGGGCGTCTACGAGGGCAACAACCCCGACCCCAACGATCATCCCAGGGTCGAGACCATGGCCGAGGTGCTGAAACGCGCTCGCGGTATGTCGATCGGCGTGGTGACAACGGCAGAGATCCAGGACGCGACGCCCGCCGCCGTGTGGGCACATACCCGGCAACGCCGGGAGTACATCGAGATCATGGATCAGGCTCTGGAGCCCGAGCAGACACCGGACGTGCTGATGGGTGGCGGCCTGGCGTCACTTCTGCCCCAATCGGAGGAGGAGTCGCGCCGTGAAGATGATCGCGACCTGGTCAAGGAGTTCGCCGACCTGGGCTTCGCCTACGCGCAGACGAGGGAGCAGTTGAACGCGGTGATGGCTGGTGAGATCCCTGAGCGTCTGTTGGGCCTGTTCCACACGGGCAATCTGAACGTCTATCTCGACCGGCAGCACGACAAGCAGGACGATGTGCTCGGGGAGTGGAACGACCAGCCGAATCTGATGGAGATGACGACGGCGGCACTGCGGATACTGGAGCGGAACGAGAACGGCTTCTTCCTCATGGTCGAAGGCGCTTCCATCGACAAGATGGAGCATCCGATGGACGGCCCTCGTGTTGTCTACGACACGATTGAATTCGATCAGGCCATCGGTGTCGCGAAGCAATGGGCGCAGGACCGTGACGACACCCTCATCGTGGTGACCGCCGACCACAACCACTCGATGAGCATCGTCGGCACCCACGACCGACGCGGCAGCGACGAGGGCCGCGCAGCCAACGGCGTGTACGGCGGCGCGACCTACCCCACCTACGTCGACGACGACGGAGACGGCTTCCCGGACGACCCGGATCCGGATGTGCAGCTGTTCTTCGGCTGGTCCAGCCACCCTGATCATACCGACGATTTCCAGCACAATTCCGTATTCAGCCAGCCCGCATTGCTGGATGACGACGGTCGCGCCGTCGACAATCCTGATCGCGATCCGGACGCAGAACTGCAGATCGGAAACCTGCCGTTCAACCAGACCAACTGTGTTCATACCGTTGACGACGTTTCTATCGTGGCCTCCGGTCCTGGCGCGGCGCGGGTCAATGCCTACCTGGACAACACCGAGGTCTTCTTTGTCCTGATGGACGCACTCGGTCTCGATCCACGCACGGACGTCGCCGCGGAGTAG
- a CDS encoding Ppx/GppA phosphatase family protein, with protein sequence MRIGVLDVGSNTVHLLLVDAHPGAKPLPAYKEKTELRLAEMLDGNGKVKGRGADQLVECCVKAVQIAEDKGATSMLAFATSALRDSRNGAAVLERVRREAGIDLRVLSGEDEARLTFLAVRRWYGWSSGRLLCFDIGGGSLEISAGIDEDPDVAISLPLGAARLTRDWFSSDPPSEDEIRALRRHVRAEIAEVVGKVSRFGVPDQAVASSKTFRSLARVAGAAPSAEGPYVRRTLKGGDIQELLEQLAAMSAAERAKLPGVAKSRAEQLLAGAIVADAAIDLFGVPSVEICPWALREGLILRRLDQLDGVEFDAGQATE encoded by the coding sequence ATGCGCATCGGAGTCCTGGACGTGGGATCGAACACCGTTCACCTGCTTCTCGTGGACGCGCACCCCGGTGCGAAGCCGCTTCCTGCGTACAAGGAGAAGACCGAGCTGCGCCTCGCCGAGATGCTCGACGGCAATGGCAAGGTGAAGGGGCGCGGCGCCGATCAGCTGGTCGAATGCTGTGTCAAAGCCGTCCAGATCGCCGAGGACAAGGGGGCGACGTCAATGCTGGCGTTCGCCACGTCGGCCCTGCGCGACTCCCGTAATGGCGCAGCGGTGCTCGAGCGCGTCCGGCGAGAAGCTGGAATAGATCTCCGGGTGCTCTCCGGCGAGGACGAGGCTCGGCTGACGTTCCTGGCCGTACGGCGTTGGTACGGGTGGTCGAGCGGGCGGCTGCTGTGCTTCGACATCGGCGGGGGCTCACTGGAGATCTCGGCCGGAATCGACGAGGACCCGGATGTCGCGATCTCGTTGCCGTTGGGTGCGGCCCGGCTCACCCGGGATTGGTTCTCCTCGGATCCGCCGTCCGAGGACGAAATCCGGGCGTTGCGCCGGCACGTTCGGGCCGAGATCGCTGAGGTCGTGGGCAAGGTGAGCCGTTTCGGCGTGCCCGATCAGGCGGTGGCCTCGAGCAAGACGTTCCGTTCGCTTGCGCGGGTTGCGGGGGCCGCGCCGTCGGCCGAGGGTCCCTACGTGCGCCGGACACTGAAGGGTGGCGACATCCAGGAGTTGCTGGAGCAACTCGCCGCGATGTCGGCAGCGGAGCGGGCAAAGCTGCCCGGCGTGGCGAAGAGTCGTGCTGAGCAACTGCTTGCCGGTGCGATTGTGGCGGATGCCGCGATAGATCTGTTCGGCGTCCCTTCGGTGGAGATCTGTCCGTGGGCGTTGCGGGAAGGTCTTATTCTGCGCCGGCTCGACCAGCTAGATGGTGTGGAGTTCGACGCCGGTCAGGCGACGGAGTAA
- a CDS encoding class I SAM-dependent methyltransferase, whose product MPRDVIPSPNIWKYPDIYEIENRGVDPDGLIEETMRGIHDWSGQTVLDIGCGTGFHLPRFAADAARVIGVEPHPPLLRQARQRVSELAGPIEVLRGTAQALPLPPSSVDVVHARWAYFFGPGCESGLTELARVLRRGGTAFVIDNDATRSTFGSWFRRALPAYDPAAVERFWARQGWHHVPLDIRWEHPDRESFESVVRIEFAPEVAEAALAEHPGNSVDYAVNLLWRTY is encoded by the coding sequence GTGCCACGTGACGTGATCCCGAGTCCCAACATCTGGAAGTACCCGGATATCTACGAGATCGAGAATCGCGGAGTGGACCCCGATGGCCTGATCGAAGAGACGATGCGCGGCATCCACGACTGGTCGGGCCAAACCGTCCTTGACATCGGCTGCGGCACCGGTTTCCACCTGCCGCGATTCGCGGCGGACGCGGCCCGGGTGATCGGCGTCGAACCCCATCCGCCGTTGCTGCGCCAAGCACGTCAGCGTGTCTCGGAACTCGCCGGACCGATCGAGGTGCTGCGTGGAACGGCCCAGGCTCTGCCGCTCCCGCCGTCGTCGGTCGATGTTGTACACGCACGCTGGGCCTACTTCTTCGGGCCGGGATGTGAGTCGGGCCTGACCGAGCTGGCACGAGTGCTGCGTCGCGGCGGCACCGCATTCGTCATCGACAACGACGCCACCAGGTCCACGTTCGGCTCCTGGTTCCGGCGGGCGTTGCCGGCCTACGACCCGGCCGCGGTAGAGCGGTTCTGGGCCCGGCAAGGCTGGCACCACGTGCCGCTCGACATCCGCTGGGAACATCCGGACCGCGAATCGTTCGAGTCCGTGGTGCGCATCGAGTTCGCGCCGGAGGTCGCCGAAGCCGCTCTGGCCGAGCACCCTGGTAACAGCGTGGACTACGCGGTCAATCTGCTCTGGCGCACGTACTGA
- the radA gene encoding DNA repair protein RadA — translation MAKATQTFRCAECGWTTSKWVGRCGECQAWGTVDEAAAPRAGATQAGPVSRVAQPIGAVGLEVARTRPTGVEEFDRALGGGLVQGAVILLAGEPGVGKSTLLLDVTAKWAKDAGRTLYVTGEESTAQVRLRAERTGALADDLFLTAETDLSAVLTHIDEVKPSLVVLDSVQTVSSPSLESPVGGVNQVREVASSLIRVAKERGIATVLVGHVTKDGSIAGPRVLEHLVDVVLQFEGDRNSRLRTVRTVKNRYGPADEVGCFDLTDAGITSLPDPTGLFLSRHAAPVPGTCITVTVEGRRPLLGEVQALVAPSALNTPRRANSGLDSARVAMVLAVLERRGRVQLSTRDVYTSTVGGARLSEPATDLAVLISVASAAAQEPTPMGMIALGEVGLAGEIRGVTGLQRRLAEAERMGFTTALVPPDPGPVPPGIRVVEVDHVGSALAIVADPASAFPLT, via the coding sequence ATGGCAAAAGCAACACAGACCTTCCGGTGTGCCGAGTGCGGCTGGACCACCTCCAAGTGGGTCGGCCGGTGCGGCGAGTGCCAGGCGTGGGGCACGGTCGACGAAGCGGCCGCGCCGCGGGCCGGCGCCACCCAGGCCGGACCGGTCAGCCGGGTCGCGCAGCCGATCGGAGCGGTTGGCCTCGAGGTCGCTCGCACCCGGCCCACCGGCGTCGAGGAATTCGACCGAGCACTCGGCGGTGGCCTGGTCCAAGGCGCCGTCATCCTGCTGGCGGGTGAACCGGGGGTCGGCAAGTCGACCCTCCTGCTCGACGTCACGGCCAAGTGGGCGAAGGATGCCGGCCGCACGTTGTACGTGACAGGCGAGGAGTCGACCGCCCAGGTTCGGCTGCGTGCCGAGCGCACCGGTGCACTCGCTGATGATCTCTTCCTGACCGCCGAGACGGACCTCTCCGCGGTTCTCACCCACATCGACGAGGTCAAACCCTCACTGGTGGTACTCGATTCGGTGCAGACGGTGTCCAGCCCGTCGCTAGAAAGCCCGGTGGGTGGGGTCAACCAGGTCCGCGAGGTCGCCAGCAGCCTGATCCGGGTGGCCAAAGAGCGTGGCATCGCCACTGTGCTGGTCGGGCATGTCACCAAGGACGGTTCCATCGCCGGTCCCCGCGTCCTGGAACATCTCGTGGACGTCGTCCTCCAGTTCGAGGGAGACCGGAACTCCCGGTTGCGCACGGTCCGCACGGTCAAGAATCGCTACGGCCCGGCCGACGAAGTCGGGTGCTTCGATCTGACCGACGCCGGAATCACGTCGCTTCCGGATCCCACGGGGCTCTTCCTCTCGCGGCACGCCGCCCCGGTCCCAGGGACGTGCATCACGGTTACCGTCGAGGGGCGACGTCCACTTCTGGGCGAGGTCCAGGCGCTGGTGGCCCCGTCGGCACTGAACACCCCACGCAGAGCGAACAGCGGCCTGGATTCGGCTCGGGTCGCCATGGTGCTCGCTGTGCTCGAGCGACGCGGCCGGGTGCAGCTGAGCACGCGGGACGTCTACACCTCCACGGTCGGCGGCGCTCGGCTGTCGGAGCCGGCCACCGATCTCGCGGTGCTGATCTCAGTGGCGAGCGCTGCCGCGCAAGAGCCCACCCCGATGGGCATGATCGCACTGGGCGAGGTCGGCCTGGCCGGTGAGATCCGAGGCGTCACCGGCTTGCAGCGACGTCTCGCGGAGGCAGAACGGATGGGATTCACGACGGCCCTCGTCCCGCCTGATCCCGGTCCGGTCCCGCCCGGAATCCGCGTCGTCGAAGTCGACCATGTCGGTTCAGCACTTGCCATCGTGGCCGATCCCGCGTCGGCGTTTCCGTTGACGTGA